Proteins from one Loktanella sp. M215 genomic window:
- a CDS encoding LysM peptidoglycan-binding domain-containing protein, with the protein MRTGPRAAVQGPRPEATCGAQAIVAARDAADVIGGLAHAPCLRQPVRQAGRTEARRHPGGQDMAHNTARMVGGAVLAVALAVAVVALLPRIAPDLANVTPPAADASVPATTAMGAPAPQATPDAPPTGPRVDTFLLGLDGVAVVAGHATPGARVTILLDGAPLTEAQADGGGGFAATAQIAASDKPRSLTFAENDDAPSGETVLVRPGAGSPRLAAPTVAANASSTPAADAAIASNDTTPSVPETSSVSGDETRAVPIPRELPADGATDTVAADAGDPTAAGPAVAPNIKPDASDAPAQDTVPAPTIVVDAAGARVMGPGPQVMDRVALDAITYDTAGEVLLAGRAPGDGTLQVYINNRPVTTAPVGVDGDWRLTLPPVDAGTYTLRIDALNAQGQVASRVETPFRREAPADVQAATDAGAAMGALTQTVQPGSTLWAIARDNLGDGMLYVSVFNANADQIRDPDLIYPGQVFVIPDR; encoded by the coding sequence GTGCGGACCGGGCCGCGCGCCGCCGTGCAAGGGCCGCGGCCTGAGGCGACCTGTGGTGCGCAAGCCATTGTCGCCGCACGCGATGCCGCAGATGTGATCGGCGGCCTTGCCCATGCGCCTTGTTTGCGCCAGCCTGTGCGGCAGGCGGGCCGGACAGAGGCGCGCCGTCACCCGGGGGGGCAGGACATGGCGCACAACACGGCTCGGATGGTGGGCGGCGCGGTTTTGGCCGTGGCACTGGCCGTGGCCGTCGTGGCGCTGCTGCCCCGTATCGCACCCGACCTTGCCAATGTTACGCCGCCTGCTGCCGACGCGTCTGTCCCCGCCACGACCGCCATGGGCGCACCTGCGCCGCAGGCCACGCCTGACGCGCCGCCCACCGGCCCGCGGGTCGATACCTTTCTGCTGGGGCTGGACGGCGTTGCCGTGGTCGCCGGGCATGCGACGCCCGGTGCGCGGGTGACGATCCTGCTGGACGGCGCGCCCCTGACCGAGGCGCAGGCCGATGGCGGCGGCGGCTTTGCCGCGACCGCGCAGATCGCGGCCTCTGACAAGCCCCGCAGCCTGACCTTTGCCGAAAACGATGACGCGCCGAGCGGCGAGACGGTTCTGGTGCGGCCGGGCGCCGGGTCCCCGAGACTTGCCGCGCCCACTGTGGCCGCAAATGCGTCGTCGACGCCGGCGGCGGATGCGGCCATCGCGTCCAATGACACGACGCCCTCTGTGCCTGAAACGTCGTCGGTATCGGGCGATGAAACCCGTGCTGTGCCGATCCCGCGTGAATTGCCCGCCGACGGCGCAACTGACACTGTGGCCGCCGATGCAGGCGACCCCACGGCCGCGGGCCCAGCGGTCGCACCGAACATTAAGCCGGATGCAAGCGACGCGCCAGCACAGGACACCGTACCGGCCCCGACCATCGTCGTCGATGCCGCAGGGGCGCGGGTGATGGGCCCGGGGCCGCAGGTCATGGACCGTGTCGCCCTCGATGCGATCACCTACGACACGGCGGGAGAGGTGCTTCTTGCGGGGCGCGCGCCCGGCGACGGCACGCTTCAGGTCTATATCAACAACCGCCCCGTGACGACGGCCCCGGTGGGCGTCGACGGCGACTGGCGGCTGACCCTGCCGCCGGTCGATGCGGGCACCTATACCCTGCGGATCGACGCGCTGAATGCGCAGGGACAGGTCGCAAGCCGGGTCGAGACGCCGTTCCGCCGCGAGGCCCCCGCCGACGTGCAGGCCGCGACGGACGCCGGTGCCGCCATGGGCGCGCTGACCCAGACGGTGCAGCCGGGATCGACGCTTTGGGCCATCGCGCGGGACAACTTGGGCGACGGGATGCTTTATGTCTCGGTCTTCAATGCCAATGCCGACCAGATCCGCGATCCCGACCTGATCTATCCCGGTCAGGTCTTTGTCATCCCCGACCGCTGA
- a CDS encoding sarcosine oxidase subunit gamma yields MSDPVSALQGRSTSGSVQVSDMGLQGMISLRCDLSFGKLKALCKDLVGAPAPGLREALLRDDRAVLWMSPDELLFLMPHAEVADALARIAKAMKDQHHLALDLSDARAMLRVEGPFAREVIAKLAPVDLHPDVFGPGQVLRTRLGQIAAAFWMTDAQSFQVICFRSVANYAFDLLEASAKAGPVGHFPRGT; encoded by the coding sequence ATGTCTGACCCCGTCAGCGCCCTGCAGGGCCGCTCCACATCCGGCAGCGTTCAGGTCAGCGATATGGGCCTTCAAGGTATGATCAGCCTGCGCTGCGATCTGTCCTTCGGCAAGCTCAAGGCGCTGTGCAAGGACCTTGTCGGCGCACCGGCCCCCGGCCTGCGCGAGGCGTTGCTGCGCGACGACCGTGCCGTGCTGTGGATGTCGCCTGACGAGCTGTTGTTCCTGATGCCGCACGCCGAGGTCGCTGACGCCCTGGCCCGAATCGCCAAGGCGATGAAGGATCAGCACCATCTGGCGCTCGACCTCTCTGACGCGCGCGCCATGCTGCGGGTCGAGGGGCCGTTCGCCCGCGAGGTCATAGCGAAGCTGGCCCCTGTCGATCTGCATCCGGACGTTTTCGGCCCCGGTCAAGTACTGCGCACGCGGCTGGGTCAGATCGCGGCGGCGTTCTGGATGACGGATGCCCAGAGCTTTCAGGTCATCTGCTTCCGGTCCGTGGCCAACTATGCCTTCGATCTGCTGGAAGCGTCGGCCAAGGCCGGGCCGGTCGGACATTTCCCGCGTGGAACTTGA
- a CDS encoding sarcosine oxidase subunit alpha family protein encodes MRLRTNGRLVRKNRPVHFSFNGKAMQGYAGDTLASALLANDQLLVGRSFKYHRPRGIVAAGAEEPNALVELGRGDRQEPNARVTQVDLYEDLVARSQNHWPSLEFDVGVINAKLSRFLPAGFYYKTFIQPRAFWKHIYEPIIRKSAGLGAAPETGDDHTYEHFNVTVDVLVVGGGIAGLAAALAAGRAGARVLLIEQTSHWGGRAVVDRPLIEGQSAQDWVNATLGELHAMPNVDMRVRCQGAGVFDHGYALAHERLTDHAPKQGGPRQRLWRIRAGQIVTATGAIERPLSFAYNDVPGVLLAAALRDYVVNYGVAVGQRTVIVTNNDDAYRTALALHDAGLTVSAVIDARPAVKGALPEQVRALGIRVLTHSAIGGVEGGKRVTGVSICAQDGTGGQTEQIDCDCVAMSGGWSPVVHLWSHCGGKLIWDDAQAMFRPDTDRPPTGADGAGFVTAAGTANGHLFTAEAIADGFGAGRKAASAAGHVKKPGQAPMGDDAAEDPMAPVWIMPAQAPYDLRAKMWLDYQNDVKVSDVQLAAQEGFQSVEHAKRYTTLGMATDQGKLSNVNGLAVLSDALGEAIPQVGTTTFRPPYTPLPLAAIAGVARDELFQPVRRMPAQAWHEDHDADFEPVGQWRRPYAYPRGAETVHDAVTREVKNTREAVGLLDASTLGKLVVKGPDAGRFLDMIYTNMMSTLPVGACRYGLICSENGFLMDDGVVARLDDDTWLCHTTTGGADRIHAHMEDWLQCEWWDWQVYVANVTEQYAQFAVVGPKARRLLQDMGGMPLTQDDLPFMRWTAGTLGGFGVRIFRISFSGELSFEIAVRAGQGAAFWDLLVKHGEPLGLMPYGTEALHVMRAEKGFIMIGDETDGTVIPQDLNLDWAISKKKDDFLGKRGQQRTHMQDPDRWKLVGLETLDGSVLADGAYAVDVGENTNGQRNTQGRVTSTYYSPTLGKGIAMGLVRRGPDRMGEVIAFTKEGGGTVDARICDPVFYDKEGEKQNV; translated from the coding sequence ATGAGGCTGCGCACCAACGGACGGCTGGTCCGCAAGAACCGTCCCGTGCATTTTTCGTTCAATGGCAAGGCGATGCAGGGCTATGCTGGCGATACGCTGGCCAGCGCCTTGTTGGCGAACGACCAGCTTCTGGTCGGCCGGTCATTCAAGTATCACCGCCCGCGCGGCATTGTCGCCGCCGGGGCGGAAGAGCCGAACGCCCTGGTCGAACTCGGTCGCGGCGACCGGCAGGAACCGAACGCGCGGGTGACACAGGTCGACCTTTACGAAGACCTTGTGGCGCGCAGCCAGAACCACTGGCCCAGCCTTGAATTCGACGTGGGCGTGATCAACGCAAAACTGTCACGCTTTCTGCCCGCAGGCTTCTACTACAAGACCTTCATCCAGCCGCGCGCCTTCTGGAAGCACATCTATGAACCCATCATCCGCAAGTCCGCGGGTCTGGGGGCGGCGCCAGAGACGGGCGACGATCACACCTACGAACACTTCAACGTCACCGTGGATGTCCTCGTTGTCGGTGGCGGAATCGCCGGTCTGGCAGCAGCCTTGGCTGCGGGTCGCGCCGGTGCCCGGGTGCTGCTGATCGAACAGACGTCCCACTGGGGCGGACGTGCCGTCGTGGACCGCCCGCTGATCGAAGGACAGTCGGCGCAGGACTGGGTCAACGCCACGCTGGGCGAGCTTCACGCCATGCCCAACGTCGACATGCGCGTGCGGTGTCAGGGTGCGGGTGTCTTCGATCACGGCTATGCGCTGGCGCACGAACGGCTGACCGACCACGCGCCAAAGCAGGGCGGCCCGCGCCAGCGTCTTTGGCGGATCAGGGCTGGGCAGATCGTCACCGCAACGGGTGCGATCGAGAGGCCTTTGTCCTTTGCCTACAACGACGTGCCGGGTGTTCTTCTGGCGGCGGCGCTGCGGGACTATGTGGTGAACTACGGCGTTGCCGTGGGGCAGCGCACGGTGATCGTGACCAACAACGACGACGCCTATCGCACCGCACTGGCATTGCATGACGCCGGGCTGACGGTGTCTGCGGTGATCGACGCGCGCCCGGCTGTGAAAGGCGCGCTGCCGGAACAGGTCCGCGCCCTTGGCATCCGCGTCCTGACGCATAGCGCCATCGGCGGTGTCGAAGGCGGCAAGCGCGTCACCGGCGTCAGCATCTGCGCGCAGGACGGCACCGGCGGGCAGACGGAACAGATCGACTGCGATTGCGTGGCGATGTCCGGCGGCTGGTCGCCGGTCGTCCATTTGTGGTCCCACTGCGGCGGCAAGCTGATCTGGGATGACGCGCAGGCCATGTTCCGCCCCGATACCGACCGCCCGCCGACCGGCGCGGACGGTGCAGGCTTTGTCACCGCAGCCGGGACGGCGAACGGCCATCTGTTCACCGCAGAGGCGATTGCCGACGGCTTTGGCGCTGGTCGCAAGGCCGCCTCTGCCGCCGGTCACGTGAAAAAGCCCGGTCAGGCCCCGATGGGCGACGATGCGGCAGAGGATCCCATGGCTCCGGTCTGGATCATGCCGGCGCAGGCACCCTACGATCTGCGGGCCAAGATGTGGCTGGATTATCAGAACGATGTGAAGGTCAGCGACGTGCAGCTGGCCGCACAGGAAGGCTTTCAGTCGGTCGAACATGCCAAGCGGTACACCACGCTTGGCATGGCGACGGATCAGGGAAAGCTCAGCAATGTTAATGGGCTTGCCGTACTTTCTGATGCGTTGGGTGAGGCGATCCCGCAGGTCGGCACCACGACTTTCCGCCCGCCCTATACGCCGCTGCCGCTGGCCGCGATTGCCGGTGTGGCGCGGGATGAGTTGTTCCAGCCGGTGCGGCGCATGCCGGCACAGGCCTGGCACGAGGATCACGACGCCGATTTCGAACCCGTCGGCCAGTGGCGCAGGCCCTATGCCTATCCGCGCGGCGCCGAGACGGTGCATGACGCGGTGACGCGCGAGGTGAAGAACACCCGCGAAGCCGTTGGATTGCTTGACGCATCCACGCTGGGCAAGCTGGTCGTCAAGGGGCCTGACGCGGGCCGGTTCCTCGACATGATCTATACCAACATGATGTCCACGCTGCCTGTGGGCGCCTGCCGCTATGGCCTGATTTGTTCCGAGAACGGGTTTCTGATGGACGACGGTGTCGTCGCGCGTCTGGATGACGACACGTGGCTGTGCCACACCACGACCGGCGGCGCGGACCGCATCCATGCCCACATGGAGGACTGGCTGCAGTGCGAATGGTGGGACTGGCAGGTCTATGTCGCCAACGTGACCGAGCAATACGCCCAGTTCGCTGTCGTCGGTCCCAAGGCGCGGCGCCTGCTGCAGGACATGGGCGGCATGCCCCTGACGCAGGACGATCTGCCGTTCATGCGTTGGACCGCAGGCACGCTGGGTGGTTTCGGCGTCCGGATCTTCCGGATCAGCTTCTCCGGCGAATTGTCGTTCGAGATTGCGGTGCGGGCCGGGCAGGGTGCGGCCTTCTGGGATCTGCTGGTCAAGCACGGTGAACCCCTTGGCCTGATGCCCTATGGCACCGAGGCGCTGCACGTCATGCGGGCCGAAAAGGGGTTCATCATGATCGGGGATGAAACCGACGGCACCGTCATTCCGCAGGACCTGAACCTCGACTGGGCGATTTCCAAGAAGAAGGATGACTTTCTTGGCAAGCGCGGCCAGCAGCGCACGCACATGCAGGATCCCGACCGCTGGAAGCTGGTGGGACTGGAGACGCTGGACGGATCCGTGCTGGCCGACGGGGCCTATGCGGTCGATGTGGGCGAGAATACCAACGGCCAGCGCAACACGCAGGGCCGCGTGACCTCGACCTATTATTCGCCGACGCTGGGCAAGGGAATCGCCATGGGACTGGTCCGGCGCGGACCCGACCGGATGGGCGAGGTGATCGCATTTACCAAGGAAGGCGGCGGCACGGTCGATGCCCGCATCTGCGATCCGGTGTTCTATGACAAGGAGGGAGAGAAGCAGAATGTCTGA
- a CDS encoding host attachment family protein — protein MTKIKNGTWVVVADGEKALFLRNVTDGEDPNLEVIRKEEQDNPKDIDQSANRPGRVGQSANPGKSAYDDTDWHELAKDRFAADLADILYERAHKGKFDSLVLVAAPNVLGELRDKLHQEVTDKIVGEIPKTLTNHPIKQIEDIVKADLAA, from the coding sequence ATGACTAAGATCAAGAATGGCACATGGGTCGTCGTGGCCGACGGCGAAAAGGCATTGTTCCTGCGCAACGTGACGGATGGCGAGGACCCGAACCTCGAGGTCATCCGCAAGGAAGAGCAGGACAATCCCAAGGACATCGACCAGTCCGCCAACCGGCCCGGTCGCGTTGGCCAGTCCGCCAACCCTGGCAAGTCGGCCTATGACGACACCGACTGGCACGAGCTGGCCAAGGACCGCTTTGCCGCAGACTTGGCCGACATCCTTTACGAGCGGGCGCACAAGGGCAAATTTGACAGCCTCGTGCTGGTCGCAGCCCCAAACGTGCTGGGCGAGTTGCGCGACAAGCTGCACCAAGAGGTGACGGACAAGATCGTGGGCGAAATCCCCAAGACCCTGACCAACCATCCGATCAAGCAGATCGAGGATATCGTGAAAGCCGACCTCGCCGCCTGA
- a CDS encoding superoxide dismutase: protein MAFELPDLPYAHDALASKGMSKETLEYHYDIHHKAYVDNGNKLLAASEYEGMSLEDAITQTYQAGAVAQSGLFNNLSQLWNHNQFWEMMTPETSKMPSELELALAESFGSVQKFKDEFAAAGAGQFGSGWAWLVKDKDDSLKITKTENGVNPLCFGQTALLGCDVWEHSYYIDFRNKRPAYLTNFLDNLVNWENVASRM, encoded by the coding sequence ATGGCTTTCGAACTTCCCGATCTTCCCTATGCCCACGACGCGCTGGCATCCAAGGGCATGTCCAAGGAAACGCTGGAATATCATTACGATATCCACCACAAGGCCTATGTCGACAACGGCAACAAGCTGCTGGCCGCCTCGGAATACGAAGGCATGTCGCTTGAAGATGCGATCACCCAGACCTATCAGGCTGGCGCCGTGGCGCAGAGCGGGTTGTTCAACAACCTCTCGCAGCTTTGGAACCACAACCAGTTCTGGGAGATGATGACCCCGGAGACATCGAAGATGCCGAGCGAGCTGGAGCTGGCGCTGGCCGAAAGTTTTGGTTCGGTTCAGAAGTTCAAGGACGAATTCGCGGCCGCCGGTGCCGGGCAGTTCGGGTCCGGCTGGGCCTGGCTGGTCAAGGACAAGGACGACAGCCTGAAGATCACCAAGACTGAGAACGGCGTGAACCCGCTGTGCTTTGGCCAGACAGCGCTGCTGGGCTGCGACGTGTGGGAGCATTCCTACTACATCGACTTCCGCAACAAGCGCCCTGCGTATCTGACCAACTTCCTCGACAATCTGGTCAACTGGGAAAATGTCGCAAGCCGGATGTAA
- a CDS encoding ABCB family ABC transporter ATP-binding protein/permease, which produces MRRLSKTEANFDPDAKIEGWNVIRRVAPYLWPKGDRNTQVRVVAAISVLLLANAIAVGTPFLYKAAVDSLAAEARDDTWLIALGAVWLTVLYGLSRLATTGLTQLRDVIFTPVGQRALRTLALETFTHIHRLSMRYHITRKTGGLSRIIERGVKGVDFLMRFLIFSMGPLVLQLLMISVVLFFNFDVWYMVVVVVTIALYVWFTFTVTEWRVKIRKVMNEQDTDANQKAIDSLLNFETVKYFGAEKWEAGRYDNAMRLYETAAVRTNYSLAFLNFGQSLIITAGLVIVMVMAAIGARAGTLTVGDFVMVNAYMIQITMPLNFLGTVYREIRQALIDMGDMFNLLEQPAEVLDKPGATDLVVTGGHIALRDVHFGYDAARPILKGVDLDVLPGQTVAIVGSSGSGKSTIGRLLFRFYDVTGGAVRIDGQDLRDVTQESLHAQIGVVPQDTVLFNDTIHYNIAYGRPGASEADIREAARAANIHDFIMSLPDGYDTTVGERGLKLSGGEKQRVGIARTLLKNPPILLLDEATSALDTDTEREIQRELRMMGQGRTVITIAHRLSTIQDADRIVVLENGEIVESGTHDALLAEPGRYAQLWNRQSEEEAA; this is translated from the coding sequence ATGCGCCGCCTGTCCAAGACCGAAGCCAATTTCGACCCTGATGCCAAGATCGAGGGCTGGAACGTGATCCGCCGCGTGGCGCCCTACCTCTGGCCCAAGGGCGACCGGAATACGCAGGTCCGCGTGGTCGCGGCGATCAGCGTACTGCTGCTGGCAAACGCCATCGCGGTGGGGACGCCGTTTCTCTACAAGGCGGCGGTGGACTCGTTGGCGGCAGAGGCGCGGGACGATACTTGGCTGATCGCCCTCGGCGCCGTCTGGCTGACGGTGCTTTACGGACTGTCCCGACTGGCGACGACGGGTCTGACGCAATTGCGCGACGTGATCTTCACCCCTGTCGGCCAGCGCGCGCTGCGGACGCTGGCGCTGGAAACCTTCACCCATATCCACCGCCTGTCGATGCGCTATCACATCACCCGCAAGACCGGCGGCCTGTCCCGCATCATCGAGCGTGGCGTGAAGGGCGTGGATTTCCTGATGCGCTTCCTCATCTTCTCGATGGGGCCGCTGGTGCTGCAACTTCTGATGATCTCGGTCGTGCTGTTTTTCAATTTCGACGTCTGGTACATGGTCGTCGTCGTCGTCACGATCGCACTTTACGTCTGGTTCACCTTCACCGTCACCGAATGGCGGGTGAAGATCCGCAAGGTGATGAACGAACAGGACACGGATGCGAACCAGAAGGCGATCGACAGCCTTCTGAACTTCGAGACCGTCAAGTATTTCGGCGCCGAAAAGTGGGAGGCCGGGCGTTACGACAATGCCATGCGGCTCTATGAAACCGCCGCCGTGCGGACGAACTACTCCCTCGCGTTCCTGAACTTTGGCCAGTCGCTGATCATCACGGCGGGGCTGGTGATCGTCATGGTCATGGCCGCCATCGGTGCGCGGGCGGGGACGCTGACCGTGGGCGATTTCGTCATGGTCAACGCCTACATGATCCAGATCACCATGCCGCTGAACTTCCTCGGCACCGTCTACCGCGAGATCCGGCAGGCGCTGATCGACATGGGCGACATGTTCAATCTGCTGGAACAACCCGCAGAGGTGCTGGACAAGCCCGGTGCGACCGATTTGGTCGTCACTGGCGGTCATATCGCGCTGCGCGATGTCCACTTCGGCTACGATGCCGCGCGCCCGATCCTGAAGGGCGTCGATCTGGATGTGCTGCCGGGGCAGACCGTGGCGATCGTCGGCTCCTCCGGTTCCGGCAAGTCGACCATCGGGCGGCTGCTGTTCCGCTTCTACGACGTGACCGGCGGTGCCGTGCGGATCGACGGGCAGGACCTGCGCGATGTGACGCAAGAAAGCCTGCACGCCCAGATCGGCGTCGTGCCGCAGGACACGGTGCTGTTCAACGACACCATCCACTACAATATCGCCTATGGCCGCCCCGGTGCCTCCGAGGCTGACATCCGCGAGGCCGCGCGCGCGGCCAATATCCACGACTTCATCATGTCGCTGCCTGACGGCTATGACACCACCGTGGGCGAGCGCGGGTTGAAGCTGTCGGGTGGCGAGAAACAGCGCGTCGGAATCGCGCGCACCCTGCTGAAGAACCCCCCGATCCTGCTGCTGGACGAGGCGACAAGTGCCCTGGACACCGACACGGAACGCGAAATCCAGCGCGAGTTGCGGATGATGGGGCAGGGGCGCACGGTCATCACAATCGCCCACCGCCTGTCCACCATTCAGGACGCCGACCGGATCGTCGTGCTGGAAAACGGCGAGATCGTTGAAAGCGGCACCCATGACGCGCTGCTGGCGGAACCGGGGCGCTATGCGCAACTGTGGAACCGGCAGAGCGAGGAAGAGGCCGCTTGA
- the rarD gene encoding EamA family transporter RarD codes for MPLTPGAKGVLALIVTCTIWGLSSLYYHLLAHVPSLEVLCYRTLWSLIFFAGLLAVQGRLGEVRAALTNRRTLVVIVASAVMISLNWFGFIHSISIGNALEASLGYYIFPLVAVVMGAVVFKERLSRLQIAAVLLAALAVLVLTVGLGVAPWIALFLAGTFGAYGVLKKGLDLGGVVSVTAEVTVLAPFALLWLIFQGTEVGRHTIDWSDMALLALSGLLTGLPLILFSFAARRVRLSTVGLVQYLNPTLQFACAVLFFGNPLTLWHGIAFPMIWAALALYSGSSISADRAARRRARAAA; via the coding sequence ATGCCATTGACGCCCGGTGCCAAAGGTGTCCTCGCCCTCATCGTCACCTGCACGATCTGGGGGCTGTCGTCGCTATACTACCACCTGCTGGCCCACGTCCCCTCGCTCGAGGTGCTCTGCTACCGCACGCTGTGGTCGCTGATCTTTTTCGCAGGGCTTCTGGCGGTGCAGGGTCGGCTGGGCGAGGTCCGCGCTGCCCTGACCAACCGGCGCACATTGGTCGTCATCGTGGCCTCTGCCGTGATGATCTCGCTGAATTGGTTCGGCTTTATCCACAGCATCTCGATCGGCAACGCGCTCGAGGCATCGCTGGGTTATTACATCTTCCCCCTCGTCGCTGTGGTGATGGGGGCGGTCGTGTTCAAGGAACGGCTGAGCAGGCTGCAGATCGCGGCAGTCCTGCTGGCGGCCCTTGCCGTTCTGGTCCTGACCGTGGGGCTGGGCGTGGCGCCCTGGATCGCGCTGTTTCTGGCCGGCACCTTCGGCGCCTACGGGGTGCTGAAAAAGGGCCTTGATCTGGGCGGCGTCGTGTCCGTCACGGCAGAGGTCACGGTTCTGGCGCCCTTTGCGCTGCTGTGGCTGATCTTTCAGGGGACAGAGGTGGGCCGCCATACCATCGACTGGTCAGACATGGCGCTGCTGGCGCTGTCCGGTCTTTTGACCGGGTTGCCGCTGATCCTGTTCAGCTTTGCCGCGCGGCGGGTGCGGCTGTCGACCGTGGGGCTGGTGCAATATCTGAACCCGACCCTGCAGTTCGCCTGTGCGGTCCTGTTTTTCGGCAACCCGCTCACCCTGTGGCACGGCATTGCGTTCCCGATGATCTGGGCGGCGCTGGCGCTGTATTCCGGGTCGTCGATCAGTGCGGACCGGGCCGCGCGCCGCCGTGCAAGGGCCGCGGCCTGA
- a CDS encoding threonine ammonia-lyase: MILPTQDDIARAAKAIAAQTIRTPVLSLTSDRWRGILPDAASVTVKLELFQQAGSFKARGALLGIRALDDGQRRVGVVAASGGNHALAVSWAAQAAGVSARIAMPETVDPLRIEGCRAMGAEVTLCADMPAAFAEMDRVVSQEGRAILHPFDGDHMMLGAAVCGAEYAEQAPHIDTLIVPVGGGGLIGGMGAAFKLANPGCTVIGVEPVGADSMTRSLAAGHPVALDRITTIADSLSAPRAMPQSFAVAQAVIDRMVHVTDDQMRAGMGHYMDVLRILAEPACAASLAAICGPLRDDLAGRHVGIIACGSNISLPRHAAIMAD, encoded by the coding sequence ATGATTCTGCCGACTCAGGACGATATCGCCCGCGCCGCCAAGGCGATCGCCGCCCAGACGATCCGCACCCCGGTCCTGTCCCTGACATCGGACCGCTGGCGGGGCATCCTGCCCGATGCCGCCAGCGTCACGGTCAAGCTGGAGCTGTTCCAGCAGGCGGGATCCTTCAAGGCGCGCGGCGCGCTGCTGGGCATCCGGGCGCTGGACGACGGACAGCGCCGGGTGGGCGTGGTGGCGGCGAGCGGTGGGAATCATGCGCTGGCTGTCAGCTGGGCTGCACAGGCCGCAGGCGTCAGCGCCCGCATCGCCATGCCCGAAACCGTCGATCCCCTGCGCATCGAAGGCTGCCGCGCGATGGGGGCAGAGGTGACGCTGTGCGCCGACATGCCTGCCGCCTTTGCCGAGATGGACCGCGTCGTTTCGCAAGAAGGTCGGGCGATCCTGCATCCCTTCGACGGCGACCACATGATGCTGGGGGCAGCGGTCTGCGGTGCGGAATATGCAGAACAGGCGCCGCATATCGACACGCTGATCGTACCCGTCGGCGGTGGCGGGTTGATCGGTGGCATGGGTGCGGCCTTTAAACTGGCCAATCCGGGGTGCACCGTCATCGGGGTGGAGCCTGTCGGTGCCGACAGCATGACGCGCAGCCTTGCGGCAGGGCATCCCGTGGCGCTTGACCGGATTACCACCATCGCCGACAGCCTCAGTGCGCCGCGCGCGATGCCGCAGTCCTTTGCCGTCGCACAGGCGGTGATCGACCGGATGGTGCATGTCACCGACGACCAGATGCGGGCTGGCATGGGGCATTACATGGATGTGCTGCGCATTCTGGCAGAACCCGCCTGTGCCGCCTCGCTGGCCGCGATCTGTGGGCCGTTGCGCGACGATCTGGCGGGGCGGCATGTGGGCATCATCGCCTGTGGGTCCAATATCTCTCTGCCGCGCCATGCCGCGATCATGGCGGACTAG